One window of Salegentibacter sp. Hel_I_6 genomic DNA carries:
- the deoC gene encoding deoxyribose-phosphate aldolase has translation MQLNQYIDHTILKPTALPTDIQRICEEAITHKFFAVCIPPCYIELARSILKKPNVKIATVIGFPLGAAATEVKVFEAKNAVQNGADEIDMVINIGMLKAGETDYIESEIAEIKNAIGTKILKVIIETCYLNAGEKEAACRAALISKADFVKTSTGFGTGGATFDDIKLMKKITGDAMKIKASGGIKDRATAVKYIELGVSRLGTSSGINLMKLE, from the coding sequence ATGCAACTCAACCAATATATAGATCATACTATTTTAAAGCCTACGGCTTTGCCAACCGATATTCAAAGAATATGTGAGGAAGCTATCACACATAAATTCTTCGCAGTTTGTATTCCACCCTGTTATATAGAACTTGCGAGGTCAATTTTAAAAAAACCCAATGTAAAAATTGCAACAGTTATTGGTTTTCCTTTAGGTGCTGCAGCTACTGAAGTTAAAGTTTTTGAAGCAAAAAATGCTGTTCAAAATGGAGCCGATGAAATTGATATGGTTATTAATATCGGGATGCTAAAAGCTGGAGAAACCGATTATATTGAAAGCGAAATCGCTGAAATTAAAAATGCAATTGGTACTAAAATCCTTAAAGTGATTATTGAAACCTGCTATTTAAATGCAGGCGAAAAAGAAGCTGCTTGCCGCGCCGCATTAATATCTAAAGCCGATTTTGTAAAGACCTCTACCGGTTTCGGAACGGGTGGTGCCACTTTTGATGATATAAAACTGATGAAAAAGATAACAGGAGATGCAATGAAAATTAAAGCTTCAGGTGGAATTAAGGATAGAGCAACTGCAGTAAAATATATAGAATTAGGCGTTTCCAGGTTGGGAACTTCCTCTGGCATAAATTTGATGAAATTAGAATAA
- the deoD gene encoding purine-nucleoside phosphorylase, with protein MSVHIQAKKGEIAENVLLPGDPLRAKWIAENFLENAVCYNEVRGMLGYTGTYKGEKISLQATGMGIPSALIYCTELITEYDAKKLIRVGSAGSYQENLKVNEVVLAMAASSNSGFNKAKFQHADFAPTVDFGLFMNAVRFAENNSIKFRAGNVLSSDIFYEENDQNYKKWADHGVLCVEMESSGLYTVAAKYKVQALSILTISDSLVTGEHLPAKDREQSFNRMVEIALGSF; from the coding sequence ATGAGCGTACATATACAGGCTAAAAAAGGTGAAATTGCAGAAAATGTTTTACTTCCGGGAGATCCCTTACGAGCAAAATGGATTGCTGAAAACTTTCTGGAAAATGCTGTTTGCTATAACGAAGTTCGCGGAATGCTGGGCTATACAGGTACCTACAAAGGTGAGAAGATTTCCCTACAGGCTACCGGAATGGGTATTCCTTCTGCATTAATTTATTGTACCGAATTGATTACAGAATATGACGCTAAAAAACTCATTCGTGTTGGTTCTGCAGGTTCTTATCAAGAAAACCTTAAAGTAAATGAAGTTGTTTTGGCTATGGCGGCATCTTCCAATTCCGGGTTTAATAAAGCTAAATTTCAACACGCCGACTTCGCTCCTACTGTAGATTTCGGGTTATTTATGAATGCTGTAAGATTTGCCGAAAATAACAGCATAAAATTTAGAGCCGGAAATGTGCTTTCTTCAGATATATTCTACGAGGAAAACGATCAAAATTATAAAAAGTGGGCAGATCATGGGGTGCTTTGCGTAGAAATGGAAAGCTCGGGGCTTTATACCGTGGCCGCAAAATATAAGGTACAGGCCCTTTCAATTTTAACAATTTCAGACTCTTTAGTTACCGGAGAGCACTTACCCGCAAAAGACAGGGAGCAAAGTTTTAACCGCATGGTAGAAATAGCATTGGGAAGTTTTTAA
- a CDS encoding serine hydrolase, with amino-acid sequence MKCFLTLSFLFLSFCGNTQTSTEKLQQKIDSVFENTQGDFAIAFKNLSEEKDSIFINAHEDFHAASTMKTPVMIEVFKQAAEGKFSLQDSLVIKNEFKSILDGSSYAMELGRDSGEHLYERIGQKRSIQDLVTDMIIYSSNLATNIVIELVDAKNVNKTMRELGAKNINVLRGVEDMKAYEAGLSNSTTAYDLMLIFEALSNGKAVNPEADKQMLEILQQQKHIDLIPALLPENLKIANKTGWITGVHHDSALIELPDGTKYVLVLLSKNMENMDAGTKMLAEVSKMVYDHIIEN; translated from the coding sequence ATGAAGTGTTTTCTCACCTTATCTTTCCTATTTTTAAGTTTCTGCGGAAATACGCAAACTTCAACTGAAAAACTTCAGCAAAAAATTGATTCCGTATTTGAGAATACTCAAGGTGATTTTGCAATCGCCTTTAAAAATTTATCCGAAGAAAAAGACAGTATTTTTATAAATGCCCACGAAGATTTCCACGCGGCAAGCACTATGAAAACCCCGGTAATGATCGAGGTTTTTAAACAAGCTGCTGAAGGAAAATTTTCACTTCAGGATTCCCTGGTAATAAAGAATGAATTCAAAAGCATTTTAGACGGAAGTTCTTATGCAATGGAACTAGGTCGTGACAGCGGCGAACATCTTTATGAGCGAATTGGTCAAAAAAGAAGCATTCAAGACCTTGTAACAGATATGATTATTTACAGCAGCAACCTGGCCACCAATATCGTTATAGAGCTGGTTGACGCTAAAAATGTAAATAAAACAATGCGAGAATTGGGTGCAAAAAATATTAATGTACTTCGAGGTGTGGAGGATATGAAAGCTTATGAAGCCGGTTTGAGCAACTCGACTACCGCTTATGATCTAATGCTGATTTTTGAAGCCCTTTCCAATGGAAAAGCAGTTAATCCCGAAGCTGATAAGCAAATGCTCGAAATCTTACAACAACAAAAACACATAGATCTTATCCCGGCTTTACTTCCCGAAAATTTAAAAATTGCAAATAAAACCGGTTGGATCACAGGAGTACATCACGATTCTGCCTTAATTGAATTACCTGACGGAACAAAATATGTTCTCGTACTGCTTTCTAAAAATATGGAAAATATGGATGCCGGTACTAAAATGCTTGCTGAAGTATCAAAAATGGTATATGACCACATTATTGAAAATTAA
- a CDS encoding DUF1080 domain-containing protein, with translation MKISKTLFIVSLSMISTSFIGFAQDKETELPPEATEFYEPVPPKVKAGEATNTAPSDAKILFDGSNLSAWVNEKDGSNPTWNIEENILTVNPGTGGIKTKENFGDMQLHLEWRSPSEIQGDGQGRGNSGVIIMEKYEVQILDSYENETYTNGQAASIYKQSPPLANVTKAPGEWNTYDIIFTAPRFNQNGMLLSPAKITVLHNGVLVQNNYTLRGPTEYIGIPNYTKHEEKLPIHLQDHGNPVSFRNIWVRELN, from the coding sequence ATGAAGATTTCCAAAACGCTTTTTATAGTATCACTTTCTATGATCTCAACTTCATTTATCGGTTTCGCACAGGATAAAGAAACTGAACTTCCGCCGGAAGCAACCGAATTCTATGAACCGGTTCCTCCAAAAGTTAAAGCCGGCGAAGCTACAAATACTGCACCTTCTGATGCTAAAATATTATTTGATGGTTCAAACCTTTCTGCCTGGGTAAATGAGAAAGATGGTTCTAATCCTACCTGGAATATTGAAGAAAATATACTAACGGTAAATCCTGGAACCGGTGGTATAAAAACCAAAGAAAATTTTGGTGATATGCAATTGCATTTAGAATGGCGCTCGCCTTCAGAAATTCAGGGAGACGGCCAGGGACGCGGAAATAGCGGCGTAATTATTATGGAAAAATATGAAGTCCAGATTCTGGATTCTTATGAAAATGAAACCTATACCAATGGCCAGGCCGCCAGTATTTATAAACAATCTCCTCCCCTTGCAAATGTTACAAAAGCTCCCGGCGAATGGAATACTTACGATATTATTTTTACCGCCCCAAGATTTAATCAAAATGGAATGTTGCTAAGTCCAGCGAAAATAACCGTACTGCACAACGGCGTGTTAGTTCAAAACAATTATACCCTAAGAGGCCCAACCGAGTATATTGGTATTCCAAATTACACGAAACATGAAGAGAAGCTTCCTATTCATCTCCAGGATCACGGAAACCCGGTGAGCTTCAGAAATATTTGGGTAAGGGAATTGAATTAG
- the mgrA gene encoding L-glyceraldehyde 3-phosphate reductase yields MSNYKASEDRYENMKYRRCGKSGIKLPLLSLGLWHNFGDHDDFDNARNILRTAFDNGITHFDLANNYGPPYGSAEKNFGKIFAEDFIQYRDELLISTKAGWDMWPGPYGNFGSRKYLIASLDQSLQRMGLDYVDIFYHHRPDPDTPLEETMGALDQIVRQGKALYVGISQYSAKDTSKAAAILKEQKTPFLIHQPRYNMMDRWVEDGLLNTLEHEGLGSIVFSPLEQGILTDKYLNGIPKDSRAATQGSYLDESQITPEVVKKVQQLNEIAQSRNQSLAQMAVAWLLKDERVTSVLVGVSKVSQLEDNIKTLKNLEFSKPELEKIEAILKNQ; encoded by the coding sequence ATGAGTAACTACAAAGCTTCAGAAGATCGCTACGAAAATATGAAATACCGTCGCTGCGGAAAAAGCGGGATTAAACTTCCCCTACTTTCTCTTGGTCTATGGCATAATTTCGGCGATCATGATGATTTTGACAATGCGAGAAATATTTTAAGAACTGCTTTTGATAATGGGATCACTCATTTTGATCTTGCCAATAACTACGGCCCACCGTATGGTTCTGCAGAAAAGAATTTCGGAAAAATTTTTGCTGAAGATTTTATACAATACCGTGACGAGTTATTAATCTCTACAAAAGCCGGCTGGGATATGTGGCCGGGGCCTTATGGTAATTTTGGTTCAAGAAAATATCTTATTGCTAGCTTAGACCAGTCGCTGCAAAGAATGGGGCTGGATTATGTAGATATTTTTTACCACCACCGTCCAGATCCTGATACACCTTTAGAAGAAACTATGGGCGCTTTAGACCAAATTGTAAGGCAGGGAAAGGCACTTTATGTGGGGATTTCTCAATATTCAGCTAAAGATACCTCGAAAGCAGCAGCTATTCTAAAGGAACAAAAAACGCCTTTTTTAATCCATCAACCCAGATATAATATGATGGATCGCTGGGTTGAGGATGGATTACTAAACACTTTGGAACACGAGGGACTTGGAAGTATTGTATTCTCCCCACTGGAACAGGGAATTCTAACCGATAAATATTTAAATGGGATCCCAAAAGACAGCCGTGCTGCTACGCAGGGAAGTTATTTAGATGAATCGCAGATCACTCCAGAAGTGGTGAAAAAAGTGCAGCAATTAAATGAAATTGCACAATCCAGAAACCAAAGTTTAGCGCAAATGGCAGTAGCCTGGTTGTTAAAAGATGAACGAGTAACTTCAGTTTTAGTTGGGGTTAGTAAAGTATCTCAATTAGAGGATAATATTAAAACTTTAAAAAACCTGGAATTCAGTAAACCTGAATTAGAGAAAATAGAAGCGATTTTAAAAAATCAATAG